The proteins below are encoded in one region of Fusobacterium sp. DD2:
- a CDS encoding DUF4253 domain-containing protein, protein MLNMSDLAKEFVEFFDCEYEYFPNNSYEEIMEKFEKYTKEGREKEYFPVIVTVDETLLECLSFNISDDEELNIEDVRKYREKYISSIYSEGGENILKDLIARRKEEAEDDEMDWEEEILGEFVGEFEDSGEDKLNSPIGFLDFETEEPVELFIVKVPVKNPWEIFAWLPMGNWNECPTTSEHMAVSRYWFEKYGAVPISMTHDVVEYRVEKVIKTEDEAMEVAIEMYGYCPDIDQSYDTLGLLAGSLVDSSVWYFWWD, encoded by the coding sequence ATGTTAAATATGAGTGACTTAGCGAAGGAATTTGTAGAATTTTTCGATTGTGAGTATGAATATTTTCCTAATAATAGCTATGAAGAGATAATGGAAAAATTTGAGAAATACACTAAAGAGGGTAGAGAGAAAGAATATTTCCCTGTTATTGTAACTGTTGATGAAACTCTTTTAGAATGTTTGTCTTTTAATATATCAGATGATGAAGAGTTAAATATAGAAGATGTAAGAAAATACAGAGAAAAATATATCTCTTCTATCTATTCAGAAGGTGGAGAAAATATATTGAAAGATTTAATAGCTAGAAGAAAAGAGGAAGCTGAAGATGATGAGATGGATTGGGAAGAAGAAATATTAGGAGAGTTTGTAGGGGAATTTGAAGATAGCGGAGAAGATAAACTTAACTCGCCAATAGGATTTTTAGATTTTGAAACAGAAGAACCTGTTGAACTATTTATAGTAAAAGTTCCTGTTAAAAATCCTTGGGAAATATTTGCTTGGTTGCCAATGGGAAATTGGAATGAGTGTCCTACTACTTCAGAACATATGGCAGTATCAAGGTATTGGTTTGAAAAGTATGGAGCTGTACCAATTAGTATGACACATGATGTAGTGGAGTATAGAGTTGAGAAAGTTATAAAAACAGAAGATGAAGCTATGGAAGTAGCAATAGAGATGTATGGATATTGCCCTGATATAGACCAAAGTTATGATACTCTTGGATTATTAGCTGGTAGTTTGGTAGATTCTAGTGTTTGGTATTTTTGGTGGGATTAG